ACGCGAACTGCCCGGGCAGCGACATGGTCTGGAACAGCAGCAGGATGCCGAACAGCAGGACGAGGAAGGCGCGGAGTGCCATTACCGCGCGCTCAGTAGTCACCATATATCGACTATCGCTCGCAACCTATCGAAAGTCAATCGGTTCGGTTGAGGCGCACTCAGCCGTACACCGGGTGTTCGGCCTGGAAGGCCAGCCGGTGGTCGGCGCCGGCGGCCAGTTCGGCGAGCACGTCGTCGAGGTCCAGGAACGTCTGCCACGGCTCCTGCCCGGTGATGCCGGCGAGCCGGTCCACCACGAGCTGCTCCAAATCGGTGACCCGGCGGCCCTTCCACACCTTGTCGGCGAGGCTGACCAGCAGGTCCTCCAACTGCACGCCGGGGGCGTGCCAGGCGGCGTGGGTGGCGGCGAAACGGGCCCGCTCCTCGGGTACGCCGAAGCGCAGCAGCAACTGGTAGCCGGCCTCCTCGTGCGCCGAGCCGGGGCCGGTCAGCTCGGCCGGATGCTCGACCTTGCCG
The genomic region above belongs to Micromonospora sp. WMMD1128 and contains:
- a CDS encoding HD domain-containing protein, whose product is MTSDALHRALTEPGDPPLLPLPGVAVELLAALDAPPRLGAHLRLVHDVAWHLTAAFAERFGAVPFDRQAVLFGAAVHDLGKVEHPAELTGPGSAHEEAGYQLLLRFGVPEERARFAATHAAWHAPGVQLEDLLVSLADKVWKGRRVTDLEQLVVDRLAGITGQEPWQTFLDLDDVLAELAAGADHRLAFQAEHPVYG